The genomic segment ATCACCAAGAAAGAGTTAGGGCTAAAGAAATCTCTGGTGTCTGAAAACTAAACTTTTCATAGCAAGTCATCCACGCCATTcattttttgccctttttttatttaatcaagtcttaaAAGAGTACTGTTAAGAAACACAGGAATACCAAAGCGCTGGTAATAACTTGCAACAATGGAACAATCATAAAAAGCTTACCCTCTGATGTTTGTCCGACCATATGTTGTTTTCAAACCCACTACACCACAGAGAGAAGAGGGAATGCGGATTGAACCTGCATTTCTTTCATTAAATCAAACGTACACAATTAGTGTATTGTTAAAACCAATCACAAACTAGACCAACAAAAATAACTGCACAACCTCCACCATCAGTTCCCAAGGCAGCAGAGCATAGACCAGAGGCTACAATTGCTGCCGGGCCTGAGGAAGATCCGCCTGTGTACCTATCCAATGCATGAGGGTTTCTCGTTGTTCTGCACCataaaattgtaattaagaactaaaaactaaaagaatctAGTTAATCATGCAATAATGAATAACATCCATTAGGAGGTTTAATGAACTGACCCATAATTTGGATTGTTCCCAGTAGTACCCATGCCAAACTCATGCATATTTGCCTTTCCTACAAATATCACGCCACAGCAACGCAGTCTAGAAACACTAACCGCGTCCTCTTCCACAGGGCGGACCTCATGCATCCATGTTGTCCCACCTGTCATCAAAGATCAAGTTTTACCTAGACTTTTAAGAATCTTTACAAAATATGTCGAGAAATCAGGAAAAGTGGTGCCATTATGTACCCTTGGATGGATGTGGATACAAATCTATATCATCCTTGATTGCGATGAAAATGCCATCCAGGATGGATATTGGACTTCCTACACAGTCAGCAACCCACAAAGCACATAAGATGATTGATTGCAGTTTAGGTTATACCACAGCTTATCTGTAAATCCAAAAGTCTACCACGGTGTATCTGGAAACCAGTATATATTATCAAATGTAATTTAGCAATACCTTCCTCAAATCTCTTTGTAGAAGCTGCAGCTTGTTTCCTGACTTCTTCAGCatcaaaagaaatcaataatGGCATTGGGGGATCCTTTTTGTTGAGTTCTTCTATAACTGAGATGATCTTCTCAGCAACCTGCAAGATAAATGTGAGATCCTCTGaaatttgttaaaagaaaaaaaaaagaacgaaacTGAACCTTTAGCCACTTACCATAGATGGAGTAACAAACTGTGACCGATAAGCATGTGCATAATCGCGTATCTTCCAATACCTAAACGGTGAAGCCAAGTCCTCATTCCAGCAGCTGGCAGAATTATAAGGAGGAAGGCAGTTCATAGCTAACTCTACCCGGTCTTCTGGTTTTCCATCTTCATCCACAACGACAACGCCAGGTTCTGGTTCTGTAAGCACATTCATACTAACAGCATCAGTGTCACAAGTAGAGACTAACAAATCATTAAGCATCAgtatagtgaaaaaaaacctTGTGGAGGATATTCAGGTTTATACATAGGCGCTTCCGGTATCACAGTTTTTTGCAGCAACTGGCATTAACAAACAAGGAAACATTTAAAGCACTTTTAATCAACTGTCTCCTTCATGACGCAAAAATCAACataatactttgaaaaaaaataagaagcagACCTCAACTATCTTGTTCTCCTTCTTCAAATGTGATATAATCAAAGGACCAACAAGCGGAGTCTCAAGCAACTTTACAAACAGCTTAAATTTCAATCCAGTCAAATGCGgagctgtaattttttttttaaaaaaacaaacaaataaattcatgatatacacaaataaataaaattcacgAGGAAAATGCAAAGAAAACCTTGGATTGCTTCATGCTGGTACTTGACAGCGGACAAGTCGACGTCCTCAGCCGGCACCATTACACGTTTCTTTCCCATTCTttatggaaaacaaaaacaaaacaggaCCCCTCTATTGATGATCAATCGAACAGAGAAATCAAGAGATATTTTGATGTGTAAAACTTGAACTGCTTTCTGTATATAACAAAGTCAACAATACTCAAACTGTGTTTGGTTTCTCAACCATTGAATAGATTGACAAACACGAAGATGGTTCTGATCTGGGCGTGGAATTCTatgagaggaggaggaggaaaaaagagagagtataGAAGTTGTAATCTGTCTTGTCATATAGAGATTAGTAGTTGAATGCTTCAAAGCttcgtgtatttttttaatgggttaCTTCTGTTGCTTTCCTATTGTTCGATAACCTCCTTATAGGAGTTGGACTGACCGGCGAATCAACCCGGTAACCAGCTGGTTTGCCGTTTATTTCGAGTTGGGTCGATGAAAAAATTGTTACAgacttgggaaaaaaaaatctaagcttGAATTCATCCACACCTATAATCCAGGCCTTGGATTGAATGAGCCCCGTGTTACATCTTTATAATTATGGTTGTTAGGGCGACATTTAAATGCTCTTGTCTCCATTTGCATAATGCTCAACTGCCCCCGCCCCGCCCCAccgcgctctctctctctctcgactattttttatattcctcTTTTGAGTGATATAGTTTTTTAGTTGGTCCCTGGATTCTGGACTCGATTGCAATTTAGACCTTTAACTCTTCATGACCACTTGCCTTATTAAAAATAGCTTGGATTTGAACCAAGGGTTTACTCCTCCTACGATCTCATATTTGAGTTTagtggttgctaatataatgattattaaaaatttatatgattattaattttagtatctataagattagtcgaggtatatATAAACTGATTCGAATAGAacgttaatgaaaaaaataatatatggcTTGGATTTTCCATCAAACTCCActgaaaaggacaaaaaaaccaGCATGTGAGCTTAGGCTAGAGATTTTCCAACGTAAAGAACTGAACTGtacattttctttaattccCGTTTTCTCATTCTCACACATTTACAATCCAAATTCAACATCgtcaaaaaaaaacatttaaatagataaataaaataaactagcaATTAAGTAAGAATCGTCATCACCGAGCATATAGAGGGATTGGATTTTCTATTATCTTGTTTAGATTTTAAACAGTAAGTATCCAGGAGACGTTCTAGCGCAACTCGCTCTCAAATTAAAGGGTACTGACTAAGCATTCTGAGAATTTTCAAGCTGGGAAAATGAGTCGGTGCTTTCATGACAGAATAACAGGCTGTGTTTCTCAAACATGAAGGGAACCACGAGAGGGGTCTTGAAATGAATTGACAGAAATCGATGCGGCTTCCTATTTTGTcttcaaaacatcaaaagacGATGCAGGCTGCTGCTTCTTGGATTTTGCGCATAGTTCCTGCAAACACACGAGGAATGCAAAGCACCGTAAATAGCTATCTTCTTTGCAGTTCTCAGGAAAGTATAGCTCTACTGCGGCAGCTAAACGCAAGATCGTTGCTTCCCCCCATGGACGGCCAATTAGCTGCAACCCTATTGGAAGCCCTTAACCAACCTGAAATCGAACATTTGAAAAACCATTCCTAAGAAGTTTTTCTTTGTGAATTGCAGTTGAATGTGGACTTGagaaaattttagaatattGATGCTTTTGTTTCCTCATGATTATAAGAATCTCGGTGATTTTGCAGCAACTTACAgagatgaaaaaagaagagtatTTTATCCTGGTTTGTGCAGGAGGGGGGATGGTTGCAGTCTTGTCATGAAGGAAAGACATCGTTATCAGTTTCAAGTTCCGATGGTttacttaataa from the Populus nigra chromosome 1, ddPopNigr1.1, whole genome shotgun sequence genome contains:
- the LOC133705079 gene encoding fatty acid amide hydrolase gives rise to the protein MGKKRVMVPAEDVDLSAVKYQHEAIQAPHLTGLKFKLFVKLLETPLVGPLIISHLKKENKIVELLQKTVIPEAPMYKPEYPPQEPEPGVVVVDEDGKPEDRVELAMNCLPPYNSASCWNEDLASPFRYWKIRDYAHAYRSQFVTPSMVAEKIISVIEELNKKDPPMPLLISFDAEEVRKQAAASTKRFEEGSPISILDGIFIAIKDDIDLYPHPSKGGTTWMHEVRPVEEDAVSVSRLRCCGVIFVGKANMHEFGMGTTGNNPNYGTTRNPHALDRYTGGSSSGPAAIVASGLCSAALGTDGGGSIRIPSSLCGVVGLKTTYGRTNIRGSLCDHGTVAIIGPIASSVEDVMLVYAAILGSNPADRISLNPSPPCLPNLSSCDGADALGSLRLGKYTAWFNDVQSTDVSDTCEDMLNLLSKTHGCEMVEIVIPEMQEMRTAHLLSIGSEFMQSLIPDIEDGKGVRLNYDSRTSVALFRSFSASDYIAAQCLRRRLMCHHMEIFKKVDVIVTPTTGMTAPKIPSGALSYGETNLQATGYLMRFVVAANLLGFPAISIPVGYDKQGLPIGLQLISRPWGEATLLRLASAVEELHAKPKKQPASFYDVLKTK